One Desulfobulbaceae bacterium DNA segment encodes these proteins:
- a CDS encoding hybrid sensor histidine kinase/response regulator, protein MDEPLIFEFVGELKEHIEKIESGLLILETQKDKPDQEIVSQIFRPLHSIKGAAGFMELHNIKKLAHSMESILVPIRDNKQLPNQKIFDHLFSGLDILKKMTADILNSNNMDIDAICTAIINLKLHPEDDGIKSSEKQKNVALGSDSVHQTTINALNGQQDPAQTEFPIDSCDSNSEHPEPIKSEQSDTIRLNVRILDQLLALAGELVLVRNQHLRAVDTTTPLVKGISQRLDQVTTELQETIMQTRLQTIDIIFSRFHRIVRDISQKQEKIIDLTCSGNDVELDKTVIESLTDPLMHIIRNCCDHGLETPLVRTTKGKTSAGKLTVKASHEAGHIQVVVKDDGRGIDPIAIKNKLLTLDRAKAQIYEEMNEKELISCIFKPGLTTCKEISEFSGRGVGMDVANTSIKKIGGTIGVESQLNIGTTFTIEIPLTLAIIPSMAVNVSGQRFAISQHRVEELVCLYDNDIYDKIECLGNQEVYRLRDELIPIVRLSEVLKHNKPFTEEKKLSITNKYSQLKKQVQCAAEHTPDSLHFLITKGGQQKFGLIIDKVIGSEEIVIKPMHSFLQHLPIYSGVTIMGDGEMALILDVDGIAKYYNVDVTNSRSLSRETEEIGISQDVLLFSNNPDEHFALPLLQVKNIKRVAIKQIESIGDKEFLTINGISTLVLRLGNILDLDSPVQNEEMFLVTPRYVKEPVGILINCLSGTRLLPEQFEEKGFLGQSTLGTVILDKQLTSILDIYSLIEQAEPKCLTPERQNLNTSLTPNILLVEKDKLLQRLIKQYFRSAKFKVSIAATVEDAIHLLGKQPFNVIVIDLNLLKNNKNRLVDFIKNGIKEQTIPIFATLPLDVDPDEAKYKEVGFDGYLKKYDRESLINAIIKKINDLESVSAATQMDRDI, encoded by the coding sequence ATGGATGAACCCCTGATATTTGAGTTTGTCGGCGAACTCAAAGAACATATTGAAAAAATTGAGTCGGGCCTTCTCATCCTTGAAACACAAAAGGACAAGCCGGACCAGGAAATAGTCTCGCAAATATTTCGACCGCTGCACTCAATAAAAGGTGCTGCAGGTTTTATGGAACTTCATAACATCAAGAAGCTTGCCCATTCAATGGAGAGCATTCTTGTACCCATTCGTGACAACAAACAACTTCCCAACCAAAAAATATTTGATCATCTTTTTTCAGGGCTCGATATCTTAAAAAAAATGACTGCTGATATCCTTAACAGCAATAATATGGATATCGATGCCATATGTACTGCCATTATAAATTTAAAATTGCATCCGGAAGATGATGGTATCAAATCTTCAGAAAAGCAAAAAAACGTGGCCTTGGGTTCAGATTCAGTACATCAAACAACCATCAATGCTTTAAACGGTCAGCAAGACCCTGCCCAAACTGAGTTTCCAATTGACTCCTGTGATAGCAACTCTGAGCATCCTGAACCAATCAAGAGTGAACAATCGGACACGATTCGACTTAATGTAAGAATCCTTGACCAGTTGCTTGCACTTGCCGGAGAACTCGTTCTAGTCAGGAATCAACACCTTCGAGCGGTAGACACAACAACCCCTCTTGTAAAGGGAATTTCTCAACGCCTCGATCAAGTGACAACTGAACTGCAAGAAACCATCATGCAGACCAGGCTCCAAACCATTGATATTATTTTTAGCCGATTTCATCGAATAGTTAGAGATATATCCCAAAAACAAGAAAAGATAATTGATCTAACCTGCTCCGGTAATGATGTTGAACTGGACAAAACAGTCATTGAATCTTTGACTGACCCCTTGATGCACATAATTCGAAACTGTTGTGACCACGGCCTTGAAACACCTTTAGTTAGAACAACAAAAGGAAAAACCTCTGCAGGCAAATTAACGGTTAAGGCTTCTCATGAAGCAGGCCACATTCAGGTGGTCGTTAAGGATGACGGTCGAGGAATTGACCCAATAGCCATTAAAAATAAATTACTGACACTCGATCGTGCAAAGGCTCAGATTTATGAGGAAATGAATGAGAAAGAGCTTATCTCCTGCATTTTCAAACCAGGACTAACCACTTGTAAGGAGATCAGTGAATTTTCTGGGCGTGGTGTCGGGATGGATGTTGCTAATACATCCATCAAGAAAATTGGTGGAACAATTGGTGTTGAATCACAGTTAAATATAGGAACTACATTCACTATTGAAATCCCTTTAACCTTGGCAATCATTCCTAGCATGGCGGTTAATGTTTCCGGGCAACGATTTGCAATTTCTCAGCATAGGGTAGAAGAACTTGTCTGTCTTTATGATAATGACATCTATGATAAAATTGAATGCCTTGGCAATCAGGAAGTCTACCGATTACGTGATGAGCTTATCCCTATTGTCAGACTTTCTGAAGTTTTAAAACATAACAAACCATTTACCGAGGAAAAAAAACTTTCAATTACGAATAAATACAGCCAATTAAAAAAACAGGTTCAATGTGCCGCAGAGCATACACCCGACTCTTTGCATTTTCTGATTACCAAAGGAGGTCAGCAAAAATTTGGCCTGATCATCGATAAAGTCATTGGTTCTGAGGAAATCGTCATTAAGCCCATGCATAGCTTCCTCCAGCATTTACCTATTTATTCAGGAGTGACAATAATGGGTGATGGGGAAATGGCATTGATACTCGATGTCGATGGCATTGCCAAGTATTACAATGTGGATGTTACCAATAGCAGATCACTATCTCGAGAAACTGAAGAAATAGGTATATCTCAAGATGTACTGCTTTTCTCAAATAACCCCGATGAACATTTTGCATTACCCCTGTTGCAAGTGAAAAACATAAAGCGTGTAGCAATAAAACAGATCGAATCTATTGGCGACAAAGAGTTTCTTACAATTAATGGAATATCTACCTTAGTACTTCGACTAGGCAATATACTGGACCTTGACTCTCCAGTACAAAATGAAGAGATGTTTCTAGTAACCCCAAGATATGTGAAAGAACCAGTAGGAATACTGATAAATTGTCTCAGTGGAACCCGTTTGCTTCCCGAGCAATTTGAAGAAAAAGGATTCCTCGGTCAATCGACGCTTGGTACTGTGATACTCGATAAACAACTTACATCAATTTTGGACATATACAGTCTGATAGAGCAGGCAGAACCAAAATGCCTTACGCCGGAACGCCAAAATCTCAATACTTCGTTAACACCCAACATTCTGCTAGTTGAAAAGGACAAGCTTTTACAGAGGCTCATCAAGCAATATTTTCGCTCTGCCAAATTTAAAGTCAGTATCGCAGCAACAGTTGAAGATGCTATACACCTATTGGGGAAACAGCCTTTTAATGTAATTGTTATTGATTTAAATCTGTTAAAAAACAACAAAAACCGACTAGTTGATTTCATTAAAAACGGCATAAAAGAACAGACGATACCGATATTCGCTACTTTGCCACTTGATGTTGATCCAGATGAAGCCAAGTATAAAGAAGTAGGCTTTGACGGTTATTTGAAGAAATACGACCGTGAATCCCTCATAAATGCCATTATTAAGAAGATCAACGATTTAGAAAGTGTTTCTGCAGCTACACAGATGGATCGAGACATATAA
- a CDS encoding response regulator, translating to MTKLNILLVEDSAVIRKKLKLHIEKLDYKVTEVADGEEAFKCACQNQFDLVITDVDMPVKNGLQLCKDLRDTSSTKSLPVIMVSDFDSEDDISKGFEAGASAYLPKSEVLERLQEQITNVLASSSFRSVHTILIVEDTPTIRKAIKYGLIQAGFKVLTASNGKEAIDMLRKKKVNLILSDIEMPEMDGFALCRQLKADSDLHEIPIVIMSTHSERSYMKRVVELGAATYLVKPFNPEELIIIIDRILSDQFQILLHETKRLENERQMMLASITSLVHALEARDAYTRGHSEGVAEITAGMVRLTGASESEIETALIGGRLHDIGKIGVKDSVLLKDGKLTSEEYEHIKAHPVIGANILKAIESLAEIIPICLHHHERFDGKGYPDGLKGEEIPLVARMAAVADTFNAMTSDRPYRKGMPQAKAVSIIQEVSGTQLCPEAVNLFMQWLGQQT from the coding sequence ATGACTAAATTAAATATATTACTCGTTGAAGACTCAGCAGTTATCAGAAAAAAGCTAAAACTTCACATTGAAAAGCTCGATTATAAAGTTACTGAGGTTGCTGACGGGGAAGAGGCATTCAAATGTGCCTGTCAGAATCAATTTGATCTGGTCATTACAGATGTTGATATGCCCGTCAAAAACGGTTTACAGCTCTGCAAAGATCTAAGGGATACTAGTTCAACAAAATCTCTTCCAGTAATCATGGTTAGTGACTTTGATTCTGAAGATGATATCTCTAAAGGATTTGAAGCTGGTGCATCAGCCTATCTGCCCAAAAGTGAAGTCTTAGAAAGGCTGCAAGAACAGATAACAAACGTCCTTGCCAGTTCATCGTTTCGCAGCGTACATACCATCTTAATAGTTGAAGATACTCCCACCATCCGTAAAGCAATTAAATATGGTCTAATTCAAGCCGGCTTTAAAGTTCTTACCGCTTCAAACGGTAAAGAAGCCATCGATATGCTGCGGAAAAAGAAAGTAAATCTAATTCTCAGTGATATAGAGATGCCTGAAATGGATGGTTTTGCTTTGTGCCGACAGCTTAAAGCTGACAGCGATCTCCATGAGATACCTATTGTAATAATGAGTACTCATTCAGAAAGATCCTACATGAAACGCGTTGTTGAACTTGGAGCCGCTACCTATCTTGTAAAACCCTTCAACCCGGAAGAACTGATCATTATTATAGATAGAATTCTTTCTGACCAATTTCAGATCTTGCTCCATGAAACGAAACGGCTGGAGAATGAACGTCAAATGATGTTAGCCTCCATTACCAGCCTGGTTCACGCCCTTGAAGCACGTGATGCATACACCAGAGGACATTCAGAAGGAGTAGCTGAGATAACTGCAGGAATGGTTCGCCTAACCGGTGCAAGTGAAAGTGAAATTGAAACAGCTCTGATTGGTGGCAGACTTCACGATATTGGCAAAATCGGTGTAAAGGACAGTGTCCTGTTAAAAGATGGTAAACTAACCAGTGAAGAATACGAGCATATCAAGGCCCATCCAGTGATCGGTGCCAATATTCTTAAAGCAATTGAAAGTTTGGCTGAAATTATTCCAATATGCCTTCACCACCATGAACGATTTGACGGCAAAGGTTATCCGGACGGGCTTAAAGGTGAAGAGATACCATTAGTTGCCAGAATGGCTGCAGTTGCAGATACTTTTAATGCTATGACCAGTGATCGTCCTTATCGAAAAGGAATGCCCCAAGCAAAAGCAGTTAGTATCATACAAGAGGTTTCAGGCACGCAATTATGCCCTGAAGCAGTCAATCTTTTTATGCAGTGGTTAGGTCAGCAAACATAA
- a CDS encoding type II toxin-antitoxin system RelE/ParE family toxin: protein MRVIWTPEAEQDRADVWDYISTNNPSAAARMDELFSNAAAMLAKHCYLGKQGKISGTRELIPHESYRLVYEIERETVWILALVHTARQWPPVRN, encoded by the coding sequence GTGAGAGTCATTTGGACGCCAGAAGCGGAGCAAGACCGCGCCGACGTGTGGGACTACATTTCAACCAACAACCCGAGCGCAGCTGCCCGTATGGATGAGCTATTCAGCAATGCGGCAGCCATGTTGGCCAAGCATTGCTATTTAGGTAAGCAGGGGAAGATCTCTGGTACCCGCGAACTGATACCGCATGAAAGTTATCGCCTTGTATACGAGATCGAGCGGGAAACGGTATGGATTCTTGCTTTGGTGCATACAGCCAGGCAGTGGCCGCCAGTCCGCAATTAA
- a CDS encoding antitoxin of toxin-antitoxin stability system translates to MPKEAVFTMKLEPELRSEFMAEAEAAHRPASQVLRELMREFVHRQRQAREYDEFLRSKVEAGRTSMQADRGRSNEEVEAAFAARRDQVTSPAA, encoded by the coding sequence ATGCCGAAAGAAGCCGTTTTTACGATGAAGCTAGAACCTGAGCTGCGCTCCGAGTTCATGGCCGAGGCCGAGGCCGCCCATCGGCCGGCCTCTCAAGTGCTCCGCGAGCTAATGCGCGAGTTTGTCCACCGCCAGCGCCAAGCGCGGGAATATGACGAGTTCCTACGCAGCAAAGTCGAAGCCGGCAGGACTTCTATGCAAGCTGACCGTGGCCGGTCAAATGAAGAGGTTGAAGCCGCATTTGCCGCCCGGCGTGACCAGGTAACGAGTCCGGCGGCGTGA
- a CDS encoding twin-arginine translocase subunit TatC codes for MQPYEKLIQFTHTFRKSALYLLAGVFITTFCFYLYSKPLFEILQNKLQQDLVFFTLAGPFLAHLKLSLGLSLFTLVPWFSICLWKSLAVPFSLSKKSIIWFSLFSCLLFYSGALFCFQITLPYGINFLLGFSSEQLQPIISINKFITFVAVFVLAFGVIFELPIFMVFAAKTGIISRHTFAKNRRYAILAISVIAALLTPTPDVVNMMLMGVPLYALYEIGIFILVVLRIK; via the coding sequence GTGCAGCCCTACGAAAAACTAATTCAGTTTACTCATACCTTTCGTAAAAGCGCTCTTTATCTGTTAGCTGGCGTTTTCATAACAACGTTCTGCTTTTATCTTTATTCGAAACCACTTTTCGAAATCCTGCAAAACAAGCTCCAGCAAGACCTTGTTTTTTTTACATTAGCGGGTCCTTTTCTGGCTCACTTAAAACTTTCATTAGGGTTGAGCCTCTTTACCCTGGTTCCGTGGTTTTCGATTTGTCTCTGGAAAAGCCTGGCAGTACCTTTTTCATTAAGCAAAAAATCAATAATTTGGTTCTCACTTTTTTCCTGTCTGCTCTTTTATTCAGGAGCCCTATTCTGCTTTCAAATCACCCTGCCCTACGGCATTAATTTCCTGTTAGGTTTCAGCAGTGAACAGCTGCAGCCAATCATTTCAATAAATAAATTTATTACCTTTGTCGCTGTGTTTGTACTCGCTTTCGGTGTGATTTTTGAACTCCCGATTTTCATGGTTTTTGCAGCCAAAACAGGAATTATCAGCCGCCATACTTTTGCAAAGAACCGGCGCTATGCCATACTTGCCATCAGCGTTATCGCCGCCTTGCTTACACCTACCCCAGATGTCGTCAACATGATGCTAATGGGTGTTCCGCTCTATGCCTTATATGAGATTGGAATCTTTATACTTGTAGTACTGAGAATAAAATAA
- a CDS encoding YkgJ family cysteine cluster protein encodes MTSLPEHVTSLAPDEPFTFSCHPEVTCFNECCRNLELSLSPYDVLRLKDALGIPSQQFLDDYAIIEFTSEDLFPKVYLGMVDDGRGSCPFVEENGCRVYRDRPGACRTYPLGRGAYRTVDDSLHELFVLLQEPHCQGFSHGRCFTVPTWQEDQGLEEYNIHNDLLLTIYNAVYFKDKNRLNQSQSELFTMALYNIDTLKKNHPGAFESSSNDNFLLLSSCVQWLENKLF; translated from the coding sequence ATGACTTCTTTACCCGAACACGTAACTTCTCTGGCCCCAGATGAGCCCTTCACTTTTTCCTGTCACCCTGAGGTCACCTGCTTCAATGAATGTTGTCGAAATCTTGAGCTTTCTCTTTCACCGTATGATGTATTACGGTTGAAAGATGCCCTGGGTATACCATCGCAACAGTTCCTTGATGATTACGCAATAATTGAATTTACGAGTGAGGATCTATTCCCGAAGGTTTACCTGGGAATGGTTGATGATGGACGGGGCAGCTGCCCCTTTGTTGAAGAAAATGGCTGCCGTGTTTACCGTGACAGACCAGGTGCCTGTCGAACGTACCCACTAGGACGCGGTGCTTATCGAACTGTAGATGATAGCCTGCACGAACTGTTTGTGCTTCTGCAAGAACCTCATTGTCAGGGATTTTCACATGGCAGATGCTTTACCGTACCGACCTGGCAAGAAGACCAGGGCTTAGAAGAGTATAACATTCACAATGACCTTCTGCTTACTATCTATAATGCCGTATACTTTAAAGATAAAAACCGCTTAAACCAAAGCCAGTCTGAACTTTTCACCATGGCACTTTACAATATTGATACACTCAAAAAAAACCACCCAGGGGCGTTTGAATCTTCATCAAATGACAACTTTTTACTTCTTTCAAGTTGTGTACAATGGCTTGAGAACAAACTCTTTTAA
- the secD gene encoding protein translocase subunit SecD, with translation MNKSLRWKLILLIFTIVFSAISIVPSFNKDVPGWWQKYFAPEGLQLGLDLQGGMHLVMKVNLEKAIENSLDFAAQDFKDALLEKNISVVKTKSPENDKVIFTLPNKSALPVINGLIGNDFPNLDIEILSESGSFPRIVLKLTSDRIDFIQKNAVAQSLEIIRNRIDQFGVAEPVIVRQGVDELVIQLPGVKDPQRALGLIGQTAQLEFKMVVENNGGLDLNTLIAQAVSSGQWHWGQDRKLLNNALARELPADAELYFETTTDPQTNLTTESPLLIYRQVMMSGDMVKDAQVRVGGTFNEPYVTLDLTGRGGKIFGQITERNVNKRFAIILDENIKSAPVIRERILGGSAQISGNFTYEDASDLAIVLRIGALPAPVEIIQNLTVGASLGLDSIKKGLSSGILGTILVLVFMVIYYRFSGLVACGALILNILLLFTGLAFMNATLTLPGIAGIILSIGMAVDSNVLIFERMREEFALGKSIKSGIEGGYDKAFWTIVDSQVTTLITALALFLFGTGPIKGFAITLSFGVTFNLFTTLFGTRLIYDIMHSNRSLKPLKFLQFFKKPEIDFMKAKKITFTVSAIMMLIGLFAFVQVLRGNANLGVDFTGGSMLQYKTDKPFELKSIRNAFKDHDLDNVEIQKVESDNQLIVKLKKSEKVVVNLSDKISSALSTAMPDYQFVLESESEIGSSISEVLRNKALQAVAISLLGVILYLALRFDLRFGVAAALATFHDVVVVFGICYIFNVEVTLLIVTALLTLAGYSINDSVVIFDRIREHMRRRGDDSHIEPLINISVNEVLSRTAVTSLTTASVLVSIFILGGSVIHDFSFALLVGVLVGTYSSIFIASPLLLYWKKS, from the coding sequence ATGAACAAATCGTTACGTTGGAAACTTATACTTCTTATTTTTACCATAGTTTTTTCTGCTATCAGCATCGTACCATCCTTTAATAAAGACGTCCCGGGTTGGTGGCAAAAATATTTCGCGCCTGAGGGCCTTCAACTTGGTCTCGACCTACAAGGCGGAATGCATCTTGTGATGAAGGTCAACCTTGAAAAAGCCATAGAGAACTCACTCGATTTTGCCGCACAAGACTTTAAAGACGCCCTATTGGAAAAAAATATCTCTGTTGTTAAAACCAAATCTCCAGAAAACGACAAAGTTATTTTCACCCTCCCCAACAAAAGTGCCTTACCAGTCATAAATGGATTAATCGGCAATGATTTCCCTAATCTTGACATTGAAATTTTATCTGAATCCGGTTCATTTCCGCGGATTGTACTGAAATTAACATCTGACAGAATTGATTTTATTCAAAAGAATGCAGTGGCCCAATCGCTCGAGATAATCCGTAATCGTATAGATCAGTTTGGTGTTGCTGAACCTGTCATTGTTCGTCAGGGTGTTGATGAACTTGTTATTCAGCTGCCAGGCGTTAAAGATCCTCAGAGGGCTTTAGGTCTTATCGGCCAGACTGCCCAGCTCGAATTTAAAATGGTAGTTGAAAATAATGGCGGCCTTGACCTTAACACTCTTATCGCCCAAGCAGTTTCGTCGGGTCAATGGCATTGGGGACAGGACAGAAAATTACTCAACAATGCCCTGGCCAGAGAACTTCCTGCTGATGCAGAACTTTATTTTGAAACCACAACTGACCCCCAGACAAATTTAACCACTGAAAGCCCACTGCTTATCTATCGTCAGGTAATGATGAGCGGCGACATGGTTAAGGACGCTCAGGTTCGTGTCGGCGGCACCTTTAATGAACCCTATGTCACCCTCGATCTGACCGGACGCGGCGGCAAAATCTTTGGTCAAATCACCGAGAGAAACGTTAACAAACGTTTTGCAATTATTTTAGATGAAAACATTAAATCCGCACCTGTTATACGTGAACGAATTCTCGGTGGCAGTGCCCAGATCTCCGGCAACTTTACCTATGAAGACGCCTCCGATTTAGCTATTGTCCTGCGCATTGGCGCCCTGCCCGCCCCTGTAGAAATTATTCAAAATTTGACAGTTGGTGCTTCATTAGGTCTTGATTCAATCAAAAAGGGCCTTTCTTCTGGTATACTCGGCACCATTTTAGTTCTTGTCTTCATGGTGATTTATTACCGTTTTTCCGGCTTAGTTGCCTGTGGTGCCTTAATACTGAACATCCTGCTTCTTTTTACCGGTCTGGCCTTCATGAATGCGACCTTAACCCTGCCCGGTATTGCCGGTATTATACTTTCTATCGGTATGGCTGTTGACTCAAATGTCCTTATTTTTGAGAGAATGCGTGAGGAATTTGCCCTTGGCAAATCGATTAAGTCAGGAATTGAGGGTGGTTACGATAAGGCCTTCTGGACCATCGTTGACTCTCAGGTTACAACCCTGATTACTGCTCTTGCTTTATTCTTGTTCGGCACAGGACCGATCAAAGGTTTTGCTATCACCCTTTCATTTGGTGTTACTTTCAACCTCTTCACCACCCTCTTCGGCACCCGTCTTATTTACGATATAATGCACAGTAACCGTTCCTTGAAACCACTCAAATTCTTACAATTTTTTAAGAAACCTGAAATTGATTTCATGAAGGCTAAAAAGATCACCTTTACAGTCTCAGCAATCATGATGCTTATCGGACTTTTTGCCTTTGTTCAAGTTTTACGCGGCAACGCAAATCTCGGCGTTGATTTTACCGGTGGATCAATGCTGCAGTACAAAACTGATAAACCTTTTGAATTAAAATCAATTCGGAATGCCTTTAAAGACCATGACCTCGACAATGTAGAGATCCAAAAGGTAGAGTCAGACAATCAGCTCATTGTTAAACTTAAGAAATCTGAAAAGGTAGTTGTTAATCTAAGCGACAAAATTTCAAGTGCTCTTAGTACCGCAATGCCTGATTATCAGTTTGTATTAGAAAGTGAATCAGAGATAGGTTCTTCCATTAGTGAAGTTTTACGTAATAAAGCCCTGCAGGCCGTTGCCATCTCTCTTCTGGGTGTTATTCTCTATCTTGCCTTGCGTTTTGACCTGCGCTTCGGTGTGGCCGCCGCACTCGCTACCTTTCATGATGTAGTTGTGGTTTTTGGCATCTGTTACATTTTCAATGTCGAGGTGACGCTACTTATTGTAACTGCCTTACTTACCCTGGCTGGATATTCCATTAATGACTCGGTTGTAATTTTCGATCGAATTCGTGAACATATGAGACGACGAGGTGATGACAGTCATATTGAACCACTGATCAATATCAGTGTTAATGAAGTATTGAGTCGAACTGCTGTAACGTCTCTTACTACGGCTTCGGTACTTGTCTCGATTTTCATACTTGGAGGTTCGGTAATCCATGATTTCTCATTTGCACTTTTAGTAGGCGTTCTAGTAGGAACCTACTCCTCAATTTTTATTGCCAGTCCACTTTTATTGTATTGGAAAAAATCGTAA
- the rsfS gene encoding ribosome silencing factor, protein MLCEIALDTKAEDLVVLDVNKLSGFADYFIIMSGRSSRHVQGLASALDKQVHSKRLKVGATEGLADGQWVLLDFGDIVVHIFYKDTRDFYDLEGLWHDAPRVEL, encoded by the coding sequence ATGCTTTGTGAGATTGCACTTGATACAAAGGCTGAAGATCTTGTTGTGCTGGATGTTAATAAATTATCTGGTTTTGCAGACTATTTTATTATTATGAGTGGTCGATCATCCCGGCATGTGCAGGGCCTGGCCTCTGCTTTGGATAAACAAGTTCATAGTAAACGGCTTAAGGTTGGCGCCACAGAAGGACTGGCCGATGGTCAGTGGGTTTTACTTGATTTTGGTGATATTGTTGTGCATATTTTCTACAAAGATACTCGTGACTTTTATGATCTGGAAGGGTTATGGCATGATGCTCCACGGGTAGAGTTGTAA
- a CDS encoding 2,3-bisphosphoglycerate-independent phosphoglycerate mutase yields MSEQKQVMLVILDGWGEGNVTPTNAIAQAKTPNMDLFSSRYPKTTLTAHNGAVGLPVGQMGNSEVGHLNIGAGRIVYQDFTRINKSVDTGELDNNKTLIELANKTVAAQKSVHLLGLVSDGGVHSHIDHLVALIRVLKAQGLEKIYVHCFMDGRDTPPHSGKGYIEQLEKNLQQLGAGTIATITGRYYAMDRDNRWDRVAIAWNALVNGIGVSCASDPVSAISEAYSQGTTDEFIKPIIMVSGNKPLKTIEDGDSVLFFNFRADRARQLTHAFTDTIFNSFDCEPRPRLTQFVTCTQYEKDFDLPMLFPPTTLERILGEEVSRQGLRQLRIAETEKYAHVTYFFNGGREAPYANEDRVLINSPKEVATYDLKPQMSAFEVTAELKRKMSETDYALIVLNYANADMVGHSGNFAAAVQACEAVDSCLGEIVRHFTANGGIVLITADHGNADIMFDETTQGPHTAHTLNPVPFIVVADECIGKKIRVDGALKDIAPTILTLMGLDIPAEMEGMSLLIN; encoded by the coding sequence ATGTCAGAACAGAAACAGGTTATGCTGGTGATACTTGACGGTTGGGGTGAAGGAAATGTGACTCCAACAAATGCGATCGCTCAGGCGAAAACGCCCAATATGGATCTTTTTTCTTCTAGATATCCTAAAACAACTTTGACGGCGCATAACGGTGCAGTCGGGCTTCCTGTCGGCCAGATGGGGAATTCGGAGGTTGGACATTTAAACATTGGGGCCGGTCGAATTGTTTATCAGGATTTTACACGTATCAACAAGAGCGTTGATACCGGAGAGCTGGACAACAACAAGACACTTATTGAACTGGCCAATAAAACTGTTGCAGCTCAGAAATCTGTTCATCTTCTCGGCTTGGTATCCGATGGTGGTGTGCACAGTCATATAGACCATCTTGTGGCGCTTATTAGGGTTTTAAAGGCCCAAGGCCTTGAGAAGATTTATGTTCACTGCTTCATGGATGGGCGAGACACTCCACCCCATAGTGGTAAAGGCTATATTGAGCAGCTCGAAAAAAATCTGCAACAACTTGGCGCAGGTACTATTGCCACAATAACAGGGCGTTATTACGCGATGGATCGTGATAATCGCTGGGACAGAGTTGCAATTGCCTGGAATGCACTTGTGAATGGTATCGGCGTAAGCTGTGCAAGCGACCCTGTCTCGGCAATTTCTGAGGCCTATAGTCAAGGCACTACCGATGAGTTTATTAAACCTATTATAATGGTATCCGGGAATAAACCGCTAAAAACAATAGAAGACGGCGATAGTGTTCTTTTTTTCAACTTCCGGGCCGATCGTGCCCGACAATTGACCCATGCCTTTACCGATACGATATTTAACTCTTTTGACTGCGAACCACGACCACGGTTGACGCAATTTGTGACCTGCACGCAGTATGAAAAGGATTTTGATTTGCCGATGCTCTTTCCCCCAACAACCCTTGAGCGTATTCTTGGTGAAGAGGTGAGTCGGCAGGGGCTCCGACAGCTTCGCATAGCCGAAACTGAGAAATATGCTCATGTCACCTACTTCTTTAACGGGGGCAGGGAAGCGCCTTATGCCAATGAAGATCGGGTTTTGATTAACTCACCCAAAGAAGTGGCTACCTATGATTTGAAGCCGCAGATGAGTGCTTTTGAAGTGACGGCAGAGTTAAAAAGAAAAATGAGTGAAACAGACTATGCTTTAATAGTGTTAAACTATGCTAACGCCGACATGGTCGGCCATTCTGGCAACTTTGCCGCTGCAGTTCAGGCCTGTGAAGCAGTTGATAGTTGTTTGGGGGAAATTGTTAGGCATTTTACTGCCAACGGTGGCATTGTTTTGATTACCGCTGATCATGGCAATGCAGATATTATGTTTGACGAGACTACACAAGGCCCCCATACAGCCCATACGTTGAATCCGGTGCCCTTTATTGTCGTCGCCGATGAGTGCATAGGCAAAAAAATTCGAGTTGATGGGGCCCTTAAAGATATCGCCCCAACAATTCTTACCTTGATGGGTCTTGATATACCAGCTGAAATGGAAGGCATGTCGTTGTTGATTAATTGA